From Streptomyces durmitorensis, a single genomic window includes:
- a CDS encoding ACP S-malonyltransferase: MLVLVAPGQGAQTPGFLTPWLELPGAADRLGAWSDAIGLDLAHYGTQADADEIRDTAVAQPLLVAAGLLSAAALGDALAANKPGAVAGHSVGEITAAVYAGVLSDDAALRLVRTRGLAMADAAAITETGMAALLGGDPEITVPHLEKLGLTPANVNGAGQIVAAGTAEQIAALAEDKPEGVRRVVPLKVAGAFHTHHMAPAVATLEEAAKALDPADPELTYVSNRDGQALTTGSDVLSRLVGQVANPVRWDLCMETFKELGATAMIELCPGGTLTGLAKRALPGVRTVALKTPDDLEAASELIADTASAADAAGA, from the coding sequence GTGCTCGTACTCGTCGCTCCCGGCCAAGGCGCTCAGACGCCCGGCTTCCTGACTCCCTGGCTCGAACTCCCCGGCGCGGCCGACCGCCTCGGGGCGTGGTCGGACGCCATCGGCCTCGACCTCGCCCACTACGGCACGCAGGCCGACGCGGACGAGATCCGCGACACCGCCGTGGCCCAGCCGCTCCTTGTGGCCGCCGGTCTGCTCTCCGCCGCGGCACTCGGTGACGCCCTGGCAGCGAACAAGCCCGGCGCGGTCGCGGGACACAGCGTCGGCGAGATCACCGCGGCCGTGTATGCCGGTGTGCTCAGCGACGACGCCGCGCTCCGCCTCGTCCGCACCCGGGGTCTGGCCATGGCCGACGCCGCGGCGATCACGGAGACCGGCATGGCGGCGCTGCTCGGCGGCGACCCCGAGATCACCGTCCCGCACCTGGAGAAGCTCGGCCTGACGCCGGCGAACGTGAACGGCGCGGGGCAGATCGTCGCCGCGGGCACCGCGGAGCAGATCGCGGCGCTCGCCGAGGACAAGCCCGAAGGCGTCCGCCGCGTCGTACCGTTGAAGGTGGCCGGCGCGTTCCACACGCACCACATGGCTCCCGCGGTCGCCACGCTCGAAGAGGCCGCCAAGGCCCTCGACCCGGCCGACCCGGAGCTGACGTACGTCTCGAACCGCGACGGCCAGGCCCTGACGACCGGCTCGGACGTCCTGTCCCGCCTGGTCGGCCAGGTGGCCAACCCGGTGCGCTGGGACCTGTGCATGGAGACGTTCAAGGAACTGGGCGCCACGGCGATGATCGAGCTGTGCCCCGGTGGCACGCTGACCGGTCTCGCCAAGCGCGCTCTGCCCGGCGTCCGGACGGTGGCCCTCAAGACACCCGACGATCTCGAAGCCGCATCTGAGCTCATCGCCGACACCGCATCCGCCGCCGACGCGGCGGGTGCCTGA
- the fasR gene encoding fatty acid biosynthesis transcriptional regulator FasR, with product MKRLEQSAGSLAAQAIARMDETLSWYRAMPPENRSWIGLVAQAGIAAFTEWFRHPDAPQAISTDVFGTAPRELTRAITLRQTVEMVRTTIEVMESAVDEIAAPGDESILREALLVYAREIAFATAQVYAQAAEARGAWDARLESLVVNAVLSGEADEGAVSRAAALGWNSPEHVCVVLGTAPDGDSELTVEAIRRAARHAKLQVLTGVLGDRLVVIAGGSDNPLQVAKGLIGPYAAGPVVAGPIVPDLLAATRSAQAAAAGLKACAAWQDAPRPVLADDLLPERAIASDPAARDQLVEEIYRPLEEAGSALLETLSVYLEQASSLEGAARMLFVHPNTVRYRLRRVTDVTGWSPSDVRSAFTLRIALILGRLADGDLQP from the coding sequence CTGAAGCGCCTGGAGCAGTCGGCCGGCAGCCTCGCGGCGCAGGCCATCGCGCGCATGGACGAGACGCTGTCCTGGTACCGGGCGATGCCTCCGGAGAACCGCTCCTGGATCGGCCTGGTGGCGCAGGCCGGCATCGCCGCCTTCACCGAGTGGTTCCGCCATCCCGACGCTCCCCAGGCCATCTCCACCGACGTCTTCGGCACCGCCCCGCGCGAGCTGACCAGGGCGATCACCCTGCGCCAGACCGTCGAGATGGTGCGTACGACGATCGAGGTGATGGAGTCCGCGGTCGACGAGATCGCGGCCCCCGGAGACGAGTCCATCCTCCGCGAGGCGCTCCTCGTGTACGCCCGCGAGATCGCCTTCGCCACCGCGCAGGTCTACGCGCAGGCCGCCGAGGCACGCGGTGCCTGGGACGCCCGTCTGGAATCGCTCGTCGTGAACGCCGTGCTCTCCGGGGAGGCCGACGAAGGCGCGGTGAGCCGGGCCGCCGCGCTCGGCTGGAACTCCCCCGAGCACGTCTGTGTCGTCCTGGGCACCGCGCCCGACGGCGACAGCGAGCTCACCGTCGAAGCCATCCGCCGCGCCGCCCGGCACGCCAAGCTCCAGGTCCTGACCGGGGTGCTCGGCGACCGCCTGGTCGTCATCGCGGGCGGCAGCGACAATCCGCTGCAGGTCGCGAAGGGTCTGATCGGTCCGTACGCGGCCGGTCCCGTCGTCGCCGGACCCATCGTCCCCGACCTGCTCGCCGCCACCCGGTCCGCGCAGGCCGCGGCCGCCGGACTCAAGGCGTGCGCCGCCTGGCAGGACGCTCCGCGTCCCGTCCTCGCGGACGATCTCCTGCCGGAGCGCGCGATCGCGAGCGATCCGGCCGCGCGCGACCAGTTGGTGGAGGAGATCTACAGACCACTGGAGGAAGCGGGCTCCGCGCTCCTGGAGACTCTCAGCGTCTATCTGGAACAGGCCAGCAGCCTCGAAGGCGCCGCCCGGATGCTCTTCGTGCACCCCAACACCGTGCGCTACCGGCTGCGACGTGTGACTGACGTCACCGGCTGGTCGCCATCGGACGTACGCTCCGCATTCACGCTGCGGATCGCGCTGATCCTGGGGCGTCTGGCCGACGGGGATCTCCAACCGTAG
- a CDS encoding pirin family protein, whose product MIDVRRSGDRYRGGEPGAGIETFHAFSFGPHYDPDNLRFGAVLACNEERLAPGAGFDEHPHSHTEIVTWVAQGELTHRDSAGHASVVGPGDVQHLSAAGGVRHVERNDGDAPLVFVQMWLSPLKPGGEPSYEVVHGIADSTPYAVPAAGALLHVRRLGAGERTAIPDAPFAYVHVVRGEVRLGGEQLAAGDAARITAAEGLEAVATEEGAAEMLVWEMAEG is encoded by the coding sequence GTGATTGATGTACGGCGCTCCGGCGATCGGTACCGCGGCGGGGAGCCCGGTGCCGGTATCGAGACCTTCCACGCCTTCTCCTTCGGGCCGCACTACGACCCGGACAACCTCCGCTTCGGCGCGGTCCTGGCCTGCAACGAAGAGCGTCTCGCACCCGGCGCGGGCTTCGACGAACACCCGCACAGCCACACCGAGATCGTGACCTGGGTGGCGCAGGGCGAGCTGACCCACCGCGACTCGGCCGGGCACGCTTCGGTCGTGGGCCCCGGGGACGTCCAGCACCTGAGCGCGGCCGGCGGTGTCCGCCATGTGGAACGCAACGACGGCGATGCCCCCTTGGTCTTCGTCCAGATGTGGCTGTCCCCCCTGAAGCCCGGCGGAGAACCGTCCTACGAGGTGGTCCACGGCATCGCGGACTCGACTCCGTACGCGGTCCCCGCGGCGGGCGCGCTCCTGCACGTCCGCCGCCTCGGCGCGGGCGAGCGCACCGCGATCCCGGACGCACCCTTCGCGTACGTCCACGTGGTACGTGGTGAAGTGCGCCTGGGCGGCGAGCAGTTGGCCGCGGGGGACGCGGCCCGGATCACGGCTGCGGAGGGCCTGGAGGCGGTGGCCACGGAGGAGGGCGCGGCGGAGATGCTGGTGTGGGAGATGGCGGAGGGCTGA
- a CDS encoding serine hydrolase domain-containing protein has translation MQSLALIENWPVPTAAAAVVRADGTVVGTHGPTAHRFALASVTKPLAAYAVLVAYEEGAVELDEPAGPEGSTVRHLLAHTSGLAFDEHRVTAPAGTRRLYSNAGFEVLGDHVAKATDIPFGEYLRQAVLEPLGMGATSLDGGASPAKDGVSTVDDLVKFAAEVQAPRLLDPRTVAEAMSVVHPGLKGVLPGYGHQSPNDWGLGFEIRDSKSPHWTGSSSSPRTFGHFGQAGTFLWVDPDAGAACVALADRAFGPWAVEAWPPFTDAVLAEL, from the coding sequence ATGCAGAGCCTGGCGTTGATCGAGAACTGGCCGGTCCCCACCGCTGCCGCCGCCGTCGTCCGCGCGGACGGCACGGTCGTCGGGACGCACGGACCCACCGCGCACCGTTTCGCGCTCGCTTCGGTGACCAAGCCGCTGGCGGCGTACGCGGTGCTCGTGGCGTACGAAGAGGGGGCCGTCGAGCTCGATGAGCCCGCCGGGCCCGAGGGGTCGACCGTGCGGCACCTCCTTGCGCACACCAGCGGCCTTGCGTTCGACGAGCACCGGGTGACGGCACCTGCCGGGACGCGGCGGCTGTACTCGAACGCGGGGTTCGAGGTGCTCGGGGATCATGTCGCCAAGGCGACGGACATTCCCTTCGGGGAGTATCTGCGGCAGGCCGTGCTCGAGCCGTTGGGGATGGGGGCCACCTCGCTCGACGGGGGCGCTTCGCCCGCCAAGGACGGGGTCTCCACGGTCGATGACCTGGTGAAGTTCGCCGCCGAGGTGCAGGCGCCACGGTTGCTCGATCCGCGGACGGTGGCGGAGGCGATGTCCGTGGTGCATCCGGGGCTCAAGGGTGTGCTTCCCGGGTACGGGCATCAGAGTCCCAACGACTGGGGTCTCGGGTTCGAGATTCGGGACTCCAAGTCGCCGCACTGGACGGGGAGTTCGTCGTCGCCTCGGACGTTCGGGCACTTCGGGCAGGCCGGGACGTTCCTCTGGGTCGATCCCGACGCGGGGGCGGCGTGTGTCGCTCTGGCGGATCGGGCGTTCGGGCCGTGGGCCGTCGAGGCGTGGCCTCCGTTCACGGACGCGGTGCTCGCCGAGCTCTGA
- a CDS encoding GNAT family N-acetyltransferase — protein MSVVRRATPDDVEELIRLRQVMIDSVFATGSAAATESDTSWHAESLQVLRDKLADPEGDFAAFVVDRPGRPGKLAALVVGTLEYRIGRAGNPRGATGCVFSVATDPDQRRRGYARACMEVLLDWFRERGAGSVDLNASAEAEPLYASLGFVRKPDPSMRLSL, from the coding sequence ATGAGTGTTGTGCGTCGTGCCACGCCAGACGATGTCGAGGAACTGATCAGGCTGCGGCAGGTGATGATCGACTCGGTGTTCGCCACCGGCTCGGCGGCCGCCACGGAGTCCGACACCAGCTGGCATGCCGAGTCCCTTCAGGTCCTGCGGGACAAACTGGCCGATCCGGAGGGTGATTTCGCCGCCTTCGTCGTCGACCGGCCCGGTCGGCCCGGGAAGCTCGCGGCGCTGGTGGTGGGGACGCTGGAGTACCGCATCGGGCGGGCGGGCAATCCGCGGGGCGCCACGGGGTGCGTGTTCAGCGTCGCCACCGATCCGGATCAGCGGCGGCGGGGGTATGCGCGGGCCTGTATGGAGGTACTCCTTGACTGGTTCCGGGAGCGTGGTGCGGGGAGCGTCGATCTCAATGCGTCGGCGGAGGCGGAGCCGTTGTACGCCTCGCTCGGCTTCGTCCGCAAGCCCGACCCCTCGATGCGGTTGAGCCTGTAG
- a CDS encoding MerR family transcriptional regulator, whose product MTVMETETARTQAPSQAATAAPAGVAGTASTPGVAESVDSTDSTDSADSADSADTKADACASAPTAHPRPSGQDHYTISEVVAFIGLTAHTLRWYERIGLMPHIDRSHTGQRRYRNRDLDWLTFVGKLRLTGMPVADMVRYAELVREGDHTFTERHELLEQTRRDVRTRISELQDTLAVLDYKINFYADARPASERL is encoded by the coding sequence ATGACGGTGATGGAGACCGAGACCGCCCGCACACAGGCCCCCTCACAGGCCGCAACCGCAGCGCCCGCCGGTGTCGCCGGTACCGCGAGTACCCCTGGCGTTGCCGAGAGCGTCGACAGCACCGACAGCACCGACAGTGCCGACAGTGCCGACAGTGCCGACACCAAGGCGGATGCCTGCGCCTCGGCACCCACCGCGCACCCCCGCCCGAGCGGGCAGGACCACTACACGATCAGCGAGGTCGTCGCCTTCATCGGCCTGACCGCACACACCCTGCGCTGGTACGAGCGGATCGGCCTGATGCCCCACATCGACCGCTCCCACACGGGCCAGCGCCGCTACCGCAACCGCGATCTGGACTGGCTCACCTTCGTCGGCAAGCTCCGCCTGACCGGCATGCCGGTGGCGGACATGGTCCGCTACGCCGAGCTGGTGCGCGAGGGCGATCACACCTTCACCGAGCGCCACGAACTCCTTGAACAGACCCGCCGCGACGTCCGCACCCGCATATCGGAGCTCCAGGACACGCTCGCCGTGCTCGACTACAAGATCAACTTTTACGCTGACGCCCGCCCGGCGTCGGAGAGGCTCTGA
- a CDS encoding aldo/keto reductase, whose translation MGMSFAYGPTDADEARATLERALELGVTFYDTADAYAAGENEKFLSPFLKAHRDEVVLATKFALAVDPNDSTKRIINNDPAYIRACIDASLQRLGVDVIDLYYMHRRSPGVPIEETVGVMAELVAAGKVKHLGLSEVTGPELRAAQAVHPIAALQSEWSLFSRDIEQGVVPAAAELGVALVPYSPLGRGFLTGSFVSADKELGEGDFRRQQPRFTGDNAAANAALLEPVRTVAEAHGASLGQVALAWVQQQAQAHGLAVVPIPGTRKRNRVEENTAATRLELTSSELALLDPIAAQVAGDRYADMTFTSAGRE comes from the coding sequence ATGGGCATGAGCTTCGCCTACGGCCCCACCGACGCCGATGAGGCCCGGGCGACCCTGGAGCGAGCCCTCGAACTGGGCGTCACCTTCTACGACACCGCCGACGCCTACGCCGCCGGTGAGAACGAGAAGTTCCTCTCTCCCTTCCTCAAGGCACACCGTGACGAGGTCGTGCTCGCCACCAAGTTCGCCCTGGCCGTCGACCCGAACGACTCGACCAAGCGGATCATCAACAACGACCCCGCGTACATCCGCGCCTGCATCGACGCCAGCCTCCAACGCCTCGGCGTGGACGTCATCGACCTCTACTACATGCACCGCCGCAGCCCGGGGGTGCCGATCGAGGAAACCGTCGGCGTGATGGCCGAGCTGGTCGCCGCGGGCAAGGTCAAGCACCTCGGCCTCAGCGAGGTCACCGGCCCCGAACTCCGCGCCGCCCAAGCCGTCCACCCCATCGCCGCCCTCCAGTCGGAGTGGTCGCTCTTCAGCCGTGACATCGAGCAGGGCGTGGTCCCCGCCGCCGCCGAACTCGGTGTCGCCCTCGTCCCCTACTCCCCGCTCGGCCGCGGCTTCCTCACCGGCTCGTTCGTCAGCGCCGACAAGGAGCTCGGCGAGGGCGACTTCCGACGCCAGCAGCCCCGCTTCACCGGCGACAACGCCGCCGCCAACGCCGCCCTCCTCGAGCCCGTCCGTACTGTCGCCGAAGCCCATGGAGCGAGCCTGGGCCAGGTCGCCCTCGCCTGGGTCCAACAGCAGGCCCAGGCCCACGGACTGGCCGTCGTCCCCATCCCCGGCACCCGCAAGCGCAACCGCGTCGAGGAGAACACCGCGGCCACCCGCCTCGAACTCACCTCCTCCGAACTGGCCCTGCTGGACCCCATCGCCGCCCAGGTCGCAGGCGACCGCTACGCCGACATGACCTTCACTTCGGCGGGCCGCGAGTAA
- a CDS encoding acyltransferase family protein: MSLTPLTTLRSTASAIDAKTPAHRDRAIDGLRALALLAVPTGHWLLGGFTLDAGGALHNASPLASFGFFAPLSWVLQMLGIFFLVGGYASVLSYRRAAARGESTGRWLRGRVARLGRPVLGVTAVWAALIPVLYAMGVPGTTLRTGSTLVIQPLWFVGIYAVITALTPWCIRAAERLGAWAAAPLLGSVAVVDFLRYGPFGDTMPSWLSLLNLLPGWMFAYQLGVSWGEKKLSRRGAWLLLVGGTALFAALLLVLHYPASMVGVPGEARTNSHPPSLLVLALAAAQSGAAILLRERIGKLLRRPALWAPVVVINLSAMTILCWHQTAMLAAAVPGSFLGGTVPGLTAGPDTWGWIAARIAWLPVFGALLLLIGRYTRGFEAPWKRATYARRALTSLLAAGFAVFALGLA, encoded by the coding sequence ATGAGCCTCACCCCGCTGACCACCCTGCGCAGCACGGCGTCGGCGATCGACGCCAAGACACCCGCACATCGCGACCGGGCCATAGACGGGCTGCGTGCGCTCGCCCTGCTCGCCGTGCCGACCGGACACTGGCTGCTCGGCGGATTCACCCTCGATGCGGGCGGCGCGCTACACAATGCCAGTCCCCTGGCTTCGTTCGGATTCTTCGCGCCGCTGAGCTGGGTGCTGCAGATGCTCGGCATCTTCTTCCTGGTCGGCGGCTATGCCTCCGTCCTTTCGTATCGCCGGGCGGCGGCGCGCGGCGAGTCCACGGGGCGTTGGCTTCGCGGGCGGGTGGCGCGACTCGGTCGTCCGGTCCTCGGGGTGACCGCCGTCTGGGCCGCGTTGATCCCTGTGCTGTACGCGATGGGGGTGCCGGGCACGACACTGCGCACGGGGTCCACGCTGGTGATACAGCCGCTGTGGTTCGTCGGGATCTATGCGGTGATCACCGCGCTCACCCCATGGTGTATCAGGGCGGCCGAGCGACTCGGTGCCTGGGCCGCGGCGCCGCTGCTCGGCTCGGTCGCCGTCGTCGACTTCCTGCGCTACGGCCCGTTCGGGGACACCATGCCGTCCTGGCTGAGCCTGTTGAATCTGCTGCCCGGCTGGATGTTCGCCTATCAACTGGGCGTCAGCTGGGGCGAGAAGAAGCTGAGCAGGCGCGGTGCGTGGCTGCTGCTCGTCGGAGGGACGGCCCTCTTCGCCGCACTGCTGCTCGTCCTCCACTATCCGGCGTCGATGGTCGGCGTCCCGGGTGAGGCGCGGACGAATTCGCATCCCCCGTCGCTGCTGGTCCTGGCGCTGGCCGCCGCGCAGAGCGGTGCGGCGATCCTGTTGCGCGAGCGGATCGGCAAGTTGCTGCGCAGGCCAGCCCTGTGGGCACCGGTCGTCGTGATCAACCTGTCGGCGATGACGATCCTGTGCTGGCACCAGACGGCGATGCTCGCAGCGGCCGTGCCCGGCTCGTTCCTCGGCGGCACGGTGCCCGGGTTGACGGCGGGCCCTGACACCTGGGGCTGGATAGCCGCCCGGATCGCCTGGCTTCCGGTCTTCGGGGCGCTCCTGCTGCTGATAGGCCGCTACACCCGCGGCTTCGAGGCTCCGTGGAAGCGGGCCACGTATGCGCGCCGGGCACTCACCAGCCTCCTGGCGGCGGGGTTCGCGGTCTTCGCGCTGGGGCTGGCGTGA
- a CDS encoding alpha/beta hydrolase — protein MRLRSWKARRSWKTRSKRTLIAAALTTTIVAGTAGWAVGNEQQPLTGPPPGTQAWRADHTWGVRLPDPATASPARVAAFFDSLSEAQQHSLATRHPSVVGNLDGAPTALRFEANSLSLKAERARERARLSDPSLTLQDHERARSLVTRYEQLLAPDRQILAFDPRGRGQVAAVYGDLTGAKHVSVVVPGSDIDLSTFDRSTDEYGTPAGMARSLHAAAGNDTAVVAWVGYTTPVGLGPDAATGRLAQAGAPRLARFVQGLTASGTPRPAVFCHSYGSVVCGLAAPQLTASDLVVLGSPGMRADSVADLHTSARVWAAKDDSDWIGDVPNVELFGLGHGEDPADPAFGARRVPAERAEGHTGYFAPGTDSLKAFASIAEPTAHGTPDNGTALAAPAADARPIGERP, from the coding sequence ATGCGCCTTCGTTCTTGGAAAGCCCGCAGGAGCTGGAAGACCCGCAGCAAGCGGACGCTGATCGCCGCGGCGCTCACGACGACGATCGTGGCCGGCACGGCCGGTTGGGCCGTCGGCAACGAACAGCAGCCGCTCACGGGCCCGCCACCGGGCACGCAGGCCTGGCGCGCGGACCATACGTGGGGGGTTCGGCTGCCGGATCCGGCGACCGCCTCCCCCGCCCGAGTCGCCGCGTTCTTCGACTCGTTGAGCGAGGCGCAGCAGCACAGCCTGGCCACCCGGCACCCCTCGGTCGTCGGCAATCTGGACGGCGCCCCGACCGCCCTGCGGTTCGAGGCCAACTCCCTTTCCCTGAAAGCCGAGCGCGCCCGCGAGCGGGCCCGCCTGAGCGACCCGAGCCTCACCCTGCAGGACCACGAGCGGGCCCGCTCTCTCGTCACGCGTTACGAACAGCTCCTCGCACCCGATCGCCAGATACTCGCCTTCGATCCGCGCGGCAGAGGACAAGTGGCTGCGGTATACGGGGACTTGACGGGCGCCAAGCACGTATCCGTTGTCGTGCCGGGATCCGACATAGATCTGAGCACCTTCGACCGCTCGACCGACGAGTACGGCACACCGGCCGGGATGGCACGCTCCCTGCACGCCGCGGCGGGCAACGACACAGCCGTGGTGGCCTGGGTCGGATACACCACTCCGGTCGGCCTCGGCCCCGACGCCGCGACGGGACGGCTCGCGCAGGCCGGCGCGCCCCGACTCGCCCGGTTTGTGCAGGGCCTGACAGCCTCAGGCACCCCACGCCCCGCGGTGTTCTGCCACAGCTACGGCTCCGTGGTGTGCGGCTTGGCGGCTCCACAACTGACGGCGTCCGACCTGGTGGTGCTCGGCTCCCCCGGCATGCGTGCGGACAGCGTGGCCGATCTGCACACCTCCGCCCGCGTCTGGGCGGCCAAGGACGACAGCGACTGGATCGGTGACGTGCCGAACGTCGAGCTGTTCGGCCTCGGCCATGGCGAGGACCCGGCCGACCCCGCATTCGGCGCCCGACGGGTTCCCGCGGAGCGAGCCGAGGGCCACACCGGCTACTTCGCCCCGGGGACGGATTCCCTCAAGGCCTTCGCCTCCATCGCGGAGCCCACTGCCCACGGCACACCGGACAACGGCACCGCCCTGGCTGCGCCTGCCGCCGACGCCCGCCCGATCGGAGAGCGGCCATGA